In one Gadus morhua chromosome 15, gadMor3.0, whole genome shotgun sequence genomic region, the following are encoded:
- the LOC115559553 gene encoding trem-like transcript 4 protein isoform X2, whose product MAPFLVIVVTLCRLTGTHGITTVSEEVSVEVGATVSIPCLYKPSHKNLVKYLCKGGVWLSCDKIITTNSKSSFPEGQYTISDDPDQGVFTVSIISQEEGTQTYWCAVEMGFSKLDEKTQFKLFVSKATSTTVSTLSDEVSTKKITEKEPDVLRNDLKNQLLPLGILLFIIAVALLVSWMFHRRAKRKLTAITVSSETDVVYSSVMPVHSTAAQNKPTGDMNLKKNPKEDENITYSVIGPHPRI is encoded by the exons ATGGCTCCTTTTCTTGTTATCGTTGTTACCCTCTGTAGACTCACAG GAACTCATGGCATCACTACAGTGAGTGAAGAAGTGTCCGTGGAAGTAGGGGCCACGGTTTCAATTCCATGTCTCTACAAACCGAGCCATAAGAACCTTGTTAAGTACCTTTGTAAAGGAGGGGTTTGGTTGTCTTGTGATAAAATAATCACAACCAACTCCAAGAGTAGTTTTCCAGAAGGCCAGTACACAATCTCTGATGACCCGGACCAAGGGGTCTTCACAGTATCCATCATAAGCCAAGAGGAGGGAACGCAAACCTACTGGTGTGCTGTGGAGATGGGATTCTCGAAGCTGGATGAGAAAACTCAATTCAAACTATTTGTGTCCAAAG CAACCTCAACAACTGTGAGCACTTTGTCAGATGAGGTGTCCACTAAAAAGATTACAGAGAAGGAACCTGATGTTCTCAG aaacGACCTAAAGAACCAGCTCCTTCCTTTGGGCATATTGCTGTTCATTATAGCAGTGGCCCTGTTGGTTTCGTGGATGTTCCACA GGCGAGCCAAAAGAAAACTTACAGCAATCACA GTGTCGTCTGAAACAGACGTTGTTTATAGTAGCGTGATGCCGGTGCATTCCACGGCAGCACAGAATAAACCTACTGGTGACATGAATCTCAAG AAAAACCCAAAGGAGGATGAAAATATAACATACAGTGTTATTGGCCCCCATCCAAGAATATAA
- the LOC115559553 gene encoding uncharacterized protein LOC115559553 isoform X1, with product MAPFLVIVVTLCRLTGTHGITTVSEEVSVEVGATVSIPCLYKPSHKNLVKYLCKGGVWLSCDKIITTNSKSSFPEGQYTISDDPDQGVFTVSIISQEEGTQTYWCAVEMGFSKLDEKTQFKLFVSKGKSSLYVDQQEITGFAGDSINISFDSKTHGKRGWCILGHCKEPQDGFIEGSHYSIDASKQGVFVVTMKDLDMESSGWYIFFQGKLNMPIHLTVAVNSKTMNTPTSTTVSTLSDEVSTKKITEKEPDVLRNDLKNQLLPLGILLFIIAVALLVSWMFHRRAKRKLTAITVSSETDVVYSSVMPVHSTAAQNKPTGDMNLKKNPKEDENITYSVIGPHPRI from the exons ATGGCTCCTTTTCTTGTTATCGTTGTTACCCTCTGTAGACTCACAG GAACTCATGGCATCACTACAGTGAGTGAAGAAGTGTCCGTGGAAGTAGGGGCCACGGTTTCAATTCCATGTCTCTACAAACCGAGCCATAAGAACCTTGTTAAGTACCTTTGTAAAGGAGGGGTTTGGTTGTCTTGTGATAAAATAATCACAACCAACTCCAAGAGTAGTTTTCCAGAAGGCCAGTACACAATCTCTGATGACCCGGACCAAGGGGTCTTCACAGTATCCATCATAAGCCAAGAGGAGGGAACGCAAACCTACTGGTGTGCTGTGGAGATGGGATTCTCGAAGCTGGATGAGAAAACTCAATTCAAACTATTTGTGTCCAAAG GCAAGTCCAGTCTGTATGTGGATCAACAGGAAATAACAGGATTTGCGGGAGATAGTATAAATATCAGTTTTGACTCTAAAACACACGGCAAACGAGGATGGTGCATACTGGGCCACTGCAAGGAGCCCCAGGATGGCTTTATTGAAGGTTCACATTACTCAATTGATGCAAGCAAACAAGGTGTTTTTGTGGTGACTATGAAAGACCTAGACATGGAAAGCAGTGGTTGGTACATTTTTTTCCAAGGAAAACTAAATATGCCAATACATCTTACCGTTGCTGTAAATTCAAAGACAATGAATACAC CAACCTCAACAACTGTGAGCACTTTGTCAGATGAGGTGTCCACTAAAAAGATTACAGAGAAGGAACCTGATGTTCTCAG aaacGACCTAAAGAACCAGCTCCTTCCTTTGGGCATATTGCTGTTCATTATAGCAGTGGCCCTGTTGGTTTCGTGGATGTTCCACA GGCGAGCCAAAAGAAAACTTACAGCAATCACA GTGTCGTCTGAAACAGACGTTGTTTATAGTAGCGTGATGCCGGTGCATTCCACGGCAGCACAGAATAAACCTACTGGTGACATGAATCTCAAG AAAAACCCAAAGGAGGATGAAAATATAACATACAGTGTTATTGGCCCCCATCCAAGAATATAA